A DNA window from Drosophila pseudoobscura strain MV-25-SWS-2005 chromosome 2, UCI_Dpse_MV25, whole genome shotgun sequence contains the following coding sequences:
- the Pzl gene encoding piezo-type mechanosensitive ion channel component isoform X2, translating to MAEFVLLMLVRILLPVTLIIVSLVRPVGLSFVYLFMFFMSPWLLQTKSRTQRTMLHAYLIVLCVLSVLFIIGHIIINLVNLFHFRLALSIEQVFILRQVGFIYFKRLRLITVMQWILPDIFIFICTLALFIFAKISAKKQRMHFQDEEEEIIRKNRETSGSLKMAEMNRLLIIVYIRSILKTSPIFSLIVLYFAATLRPSLPGSLYFLMFIIAGTYWAIYRQLHRGMHYPLIFMVIALSLHITFIIGCQLPVVQKLINTDTIWSRIMGMEILLRLSEHNNNGKIIEFNQELNVDSYLSPVALMLAYFVTTLNLIHRAQYELTFNSIRMNLGPKPNDIPSQKQTVHESNELISPNAQPSMLEQFFYMLFDITSVIYKNSYILMNTIMMIWSIVYHSWLTFVLLIWANILWMIPNQRRSMMRSSFFVVLFAEFLVVTQYIYGMNIYEEELPTKVTSCGFNLEQIGFVHPQNKGSQPWIPLTVKTGFLFTFWITSRQYFKEKAEDRTQSDLLQQIFGPHHSRSEHLLFEKSQAPRLIVFIFKSVTNFITRIWMWLLIFLIFLCAMIDRVMTGFRICYMSLFLLFLMVFQMSLQLWIKFLYGYWMFLIFYAMSILTVIYTYQFDNFDYYWHQFLNVQPTLQNDIGLRRYQTKELFLHLLIPTLTVIFTVVQLHYFHRLFMDSVRRPKPTDQKIRGSIMTFNVGSNTPQKVFDTYKQSWKVFFSAGYRKLRSKGRRWFRPGKLITWGFLEMHMIKAVILTSFYCAISEVCFFNFFLVLLSLISVCVNRFLRRVIFRVVTFWVSVLVLMKMIYQIKYLDQSQYDYKCKNNTVNFAEWMGLSKMDPTFSSLLRYISPYIVYMIVTSLHAVVKLRDHLIRYSMFKRKERKVLFPKISRQDAERDFAGLIKYLLNYGYFKFGLEITLIGIVSTIALRRDLLALTYAVWLILLLSLNRMQCARIWEILQLYFVLSIFVQYLYLLNFPPNLCAVSSKDSPYANSTNTIWKMLDNSTKLFYKSKLMLDFIVLLLISRQRKSFKAEIHHIDGSYRGGDNKNVVYNIAKLGHVYFENPTHDFCSYVRNYADVLKTAVFCGFFWITLAIVFMGGVCSMDILSLGYIIFALVFLLQGSEVYLQNIHYIICRWNCLIAFNILNIVVKVSIIVLENTIKAIDKPFLNALFTVLHHDRSFALQKSDQYNVSNEFNSRDEDFHYGPKKLIFKNTLVWHAIIFAFIIFQHRIFRSYYFCHIIMDTQANTILASRGASIIENLHYKQIYDRREYEKNVLESVKAKMERIRASNRKNFTKISSLDAHNFSPRTSMHVQYSAEVRSVLQDYTAKPAKPNTHVTDMYFTRSPQPKRRDLRLHPHAVRTGDYYMFEEFDDDDDMDVYEEYDFLEKEDLRARQMRLPSKSKTNPFRETRGSQEYSYEESSDSDYEDFDTHPVIKLTSELIVLLTFRLNRLSRNYRFVHKVLSAEKKTLQEISTMNRLGLSNTAAMFDFLNQSLNEKISASGKDSGINLVSKGDDFTTLDHNDFVRMLISMWYALIANTQAICYLAVFINQAANSSIISLPMPFLVLCWGSLTLPRPTKTFWVTLITYTLAMIFFKSIMHQKIVLDQQFINRKKNTVNFELVMKHGNAVYDLLLLVVLFWHRYMLKKQGIWTMLRTNSEVLLLERNPSKIKRTYSKEKPADILERLRQEAGGEPKDPHRSSGSPSEFDRDIDDVLRPSMENKYVYQNIESEYYRRTMQRLAHKGGFLSAFYKFFSGLRYKARLSTDVYTLIFLCDFVNFFVLLFGFPKFAYRHKYTTSVLQTYIQGNKVPFSFLLMLVVQFLTIVTERAIYLRKALIYKIVFHFVTVVGIHIWMFFLVPYVTGHSFGETAPVIFYLVKCLHMLLSAYQIRCGYPKRILGNVFTKGYSLVNYVAFKIYMEIPFLYILRTMLDWSVFIVRCYRQMDTDFPVLRGEPKALYVKLLVGGTIILILIALIWSPLFIFALIGTVGKPNIPRRADITVKIGHYEPIYVSQSYSGIHQFSDANYKELTNSFYLDNYATDHIRVYDAVDITAIKFDANSLTLWNMSPPDKKRLLSDLKNGKKLEIRLNLSLKTSVTTETITTEMAYTLTRGNKKIREMLIKMMYATNSNARVIIPDILPKFITVQKQDVKIKFIKDYNGKYARPIILEKKEDDGKVWWNMYDYCNDKFYTEILSSLPRSDCEGGVVFYIFNDKSFPSTMSFLEKTGIIGLYTTFVYVVSRVIRSLIANNHRRIMFEDLPYVDRVLKLCNDIYLVRETQEYRLEEDLYGKLLFLYRSPETLIKWTRFKEDLPDDISTSQLSMGKSKSSINDDDSVQTSTSTQKRP from the exons ATGGCGGAGTTTGTATTACTAATGCTAGTACGCATTTTGTTACCGGTGACTTTAATCATTG TATCCCTGGTTCGCCCAGTTGGTTTGTCATTTGTCTACCTTTTCATGTTCTTTATGTCGCCGTGGCTATTGCAAACCAAGAGTCGTACACAACGTACAATGTTACATGCATATCTAATAGTTCTGTGTGTGTTAAgtgttttgtttataattgggcatattataattaatttggtcaatttatttcattttcgcTTGGCCTTGAGCATAGAACAAGTTTTCATTTTGCGTCAAGTTGGCTTTATCTATTTTAAGCGACTTCG ACTGATCACCGTTATGCAGTGGATACTTCcagatatatttatatttatatgtactctggctttatttatttttgcaaaaatttcTGCTAAGAAACAGAGAATGCATTTTCaagatgaagaagaggaaaTTATTCGGAAGAATAGGGAAACCAGCGGTAGTTTAAAAATGGCCGAAATGAATCGActtttaattattgtttatatTCGATCCATACTCAAAACAT CTCCAATTTTTTCTCTCATTGTACTCTACTTCGCTGCTACTTTAAGACCATCCCTACCCGGAAGCCTATATTTTCTGATGTTCATTATAGCTGGGACCTATTGGGCGATTTACCGTCAATTGCACCG CGGAATGCATTACCCTCTTATATTTATGGTCATTGCTCTGTCACTTCATATAACATTTATTATTGGCTGTCAATTGCCAGTAGTACAAAAATTAATCAACACCGATACAATTTGGTCTCG CATTATGGGAATGGAGATTTTACTTCGGCTTTCCGAGCATAACAATAATGGAAAAATAATCGAGTTTAATCAGGAATTGAATGTGGATTCATATCTAAGCCCAGTAGCTTTGATGCTGGCCTATTTTGTAACAACCCTCAACCTTATTCACCGTGCACAATATGAGCTTACTTTTAACAGTATACGTATGAACTTAGGACCGAAGCCCAATGATATACCATCTCAAAAGCAAACCGTACATGAAAGTAATGAATTAATATCGCCTAACGCGCAACCATCAATGCTGGaacaatttttttatatgCTTTTTGATATCACGTCCGTTATCTATAAGAATAGCTACATTTTGATGAATACAATTATGATG ATTTGGTCAATTGTTTATCATAGTTGGCTGACATTTGTGTTACTCATTTGGGCAAATATTCTTTGGATGATACCAAATCAACGGCGTTCAATGATGCGTTCCAGCTTTTTTGTCGTACTTTTTGCCGAGTTCCTAGTGGTTACTCAGTATATATATGGAATGAATATTTATGAGGAGGAGTTGCCCACTAAAGTGACG AGTTGTGGCTTTAATCTGGAACAAATTGGCTTTGTTCATCCGCAAAATAAAGGCAGTCAACCGTGGATTCCTTTAACAGTGAAGACTGGATTTCTATTTACTTTTTGGATAACATCTCGTCAGTATTTCAAGGAAAAAGCTGAGGATAGGACGCAAAGTGATCTCCTTCAGCAAATCTTTGGACCTCATCACTCACGTTCTGAGCACTTGCTTTTTGAAAAATCACAAGCACCACGACTCAtcgtatttattttcaaaagtGTTACAAATTTTATAACGCGGATATGGATGTGGCTgttgatatttttaatattcttATGTGCAATGATTGATCGTGTCATGACTGGTTTTCGGATTTGCTACATGTCActctttcttctctttttgaTGGTCTTCCAGATGTCTCTTCAACTTTGGATTAAATTTCTCTATGGATATTGGATGTTTCTTATTTTCTATGCGATGTCAATACTGACAGTTATTTATACATATCAATTCGACAATTTTGATTACTATTGGCACCAGTTTTTAAATGTGCAGCCAACATT GCAAAATGATATTGGCCTGCGCCGCTATCAGACGAAAGAACTGTTTTTACATCTCCTTATACCCACATTAACGGTTATATTTACTGTGGTTCAGCTACATTATTTTCACCGTCTTTTTATGGATTCAGTTCGACGGCCAAAACCAACTGATCAAAAGATCCGTGGTTCAATCATGACGTTTAACGTAGGAAGTAATACTCCACAAAAGGTCTTTGATACATACAAGCAGTCATGGAAAGTATTTTTTTCCGCCGGATATAGAAAGCTGCGCTCCAAAGGTCGACGATGGTTTAGGCCAGGCAAACTGATTACTTGGGGATTTTTGGAAATGCATATGATAAAAGCGGTGATACTGACGTCATTCTATTGTGCTATTTCCGAAGTTtgcttttttaatttctttttagTTTTACTTTCATTAATAAGCGTATGTGTTAATCGCTTCTTAAGACGTGTAATTTTCAGAGTTGTGACATTTTGGGTTTCGGTGTTGGTTCTCATGAAAATGATTTATCAAATAAAGTACCTGGATCAGAGCCAATACGATTACAAATGT AAAAACAACACTGTAAATTTTGCGGAATGGATGGGCTTAAGCAAAATGGATCCAACATTTAGTTCGCTTTTGCGGTACATATCGCCGTATATCGTTTATATGATCGTTACTTCATTGCATGCAGTTGTTAAGCTCAGGGATCATCTTATACGATACTCAATGTTCAAACGCAAAGAGCGCAAAGTATTGTTTCCAAAAATAAGTAGACAAGATGCTGAGCGTGATTTTGCAGGCCTTATAAAATATCTGTTAAACTATGGTTATTTTAAATTTGGACTAGAGATTACACTCATTGGAATAGTCTCCACTATTGCTCTTAGGCGCGATTTGCTTGCACTGACTTATGCAGTTTGGCTTATATTATTACTTAGCCTGAATCGAATGCAATGTGCACGAATATGGGAAATTTTGCAGCTGTACTTTGTGCTTTCTATATTTGTGCAGTACTTATATCTTCTTAATTTTCCACCAAATCTCTGTGCTG TGTCATCGAAAGATTCCCCGTATGCAAATTCTACAAATACTATTTGGAAAATGTTGGATAACTCAACAAAACTTTTCTACAAATCAAAACTTATGCTCGATTTTATTGTTCTTTTGCTAATTTCACGGCAGCGTAAATCGTTTAAGGCCGAAATTCATCATATTGATGGCTCATACCGTGGAGGTGATAACAAAAACGTAGTATATAATATAGCAAAGCTTGGACATGTGTATTTTGAAAATCCAACACATGATTTTTGTTCATATGTGCGAAACTATGCAGATGTTTTAAAAACTGCTGTATTTTGCGGTTTTTTTTGGATAACACTTGCTATAGTTTTCATGGGAGGCGTATGCAGTATGGATATTCTTTCATTGGGCTACATTATATTTGCTTTGGTATTTCTATTGCAGGGATCGGAAGTGTACTTGCAAAATATTCATTATATTATCTGTCGCTGGAACTGTCTCATtgcatttaatattttaaatattgttgTTAAAGTCAGCATTATTGTACTAGAAAATACAATCAAGGCAATAGATAAGCCATTTCTAAATGCCCTTTTTACAGTATTGCACCATGATAGATCATTCGCCCTGCAAAAGTCCGATCAATATAACGTATCTAATGAGTTTAATTCAAGAGATGAAGACTTCCACTATGGTCCAAAAAAACTTATCTTCAAGAATACTTTGGTCTGGCATGCgattatttttgcatttattatatttcaaCATCGAATTTTCCGGTCATACTACTTTTGTCATATTATAATGGATACACAAGCTAATACTATACTTGCTTCGAG GGGGGCTTCTATAATTGAAAACTTGCACTACAAGCAGATTTATGACCGTCGTGAATATGAGAAGAACGTTTTGGAGAGCGTAAAGGCTAAAATGGAACGAATTCGTGCAAGTAATCGAAAGAATTTTACAA AAATTAGCTCCTTAGATGCACATAACTTTTCGCCACGTACATCGATGCATGTTCAGTATAGTGCAGAAGTAAGGAGCGTTTTACAGGACTATACTGCAAAGCCAGCCAAGCCCAACACCCATGTTACGGATATGTATTTTACGCGTTCTCCACAGCCTAAGCGCAGGGACTTACGCCTTCATCCACACGCAGTTCGTACTGGTGATTACTATATGTTCGAAGagtttgatgatgatgatgatatggATGTATATGAAGAATACGATTTTCTAGAGAAAGAAGATTTGCGTGCTCGACAAATGCGACTACCA TCAAAATCCAAAACAAATCCTTTTCGTGAGACTCGTGGGAGTCAAGAATATAGCTATGAAGAAAGCTCAGACTCCGATTACGAAGACTTTGATACGCATCCTGTGATTAAGCTTACATCAGAACTAATTGTCTTATTGACATTCAGATTAAATCGTCTTTCAAGAAATTATCGTTTTGTGCACAAGGTATTATCTGCCGAAAAAAAGACACTGCAAGAGATAAGCACTATGAATCGCCTGGGACTGTCAAACACTGCAGCAATGTTTGATTTTTTAAATCAATCATTGAATGA aAAAATTAGCGCATCCGGAAAGGATTCTGGAATAAATTTAGTCTCTAAAGGAGATGATTTTACCACACTTGACCATAATGATTTTGTGCGAATGCTAATTTCTATGTGGTATGCTCTTATAGCTAATACCCAGGCGATTTGCTATTTGGCAGTATTTATTAACCAAGCAGCCAATTCGTCAATAATTTCCTTACCGATGCCATTTTTGGTTCTTTGCTGGGGTTCTCTTACATTGCCACGACCAACCAAAACTTTCTGGGTTACTCTTATTACTTATACACTGGCTATGATATTTTTTAAATCCATAATGCACCAAAAGATTGTGCTTGATCAACAATTTataaatcgaaaaaaaaacacagtgAATTTTGAACTAGTTATGAAACATGGAAATGCTGTTTACGATCTGCTTCTACTTGTGGTACTCTTCTGGCATCGATATATGCTGAAAAAGCAAGGCATTTGGACTATGCTACGAACAAATTCAGAAGTCTTATTGCTTGAAAGAAATC CCAGCAAAATAAAACGCACCTATAGCAAAGAAAAACCGGCAGATATATTGGAGCGTTTACG GCAAGAGGCAGGGGGTGAGCCAAAAGATCCTCACCGCAGCAGTGGTTCACCAAGTGAATTCGATCGAGACATCGATGATGTGCTTCGCCCGAGTATGGAAAACAAATATGTTTATCAGAACATTGAATCAGAGTATTATCGCAGAACAATGCAGCGTTTAGC GCACAAAGGAGGATTCTTGTCCGCCTTTTATAAGTTTTTTTCAGGTCTGCGTTACAAAGCCCGTTTATCAACAGATGTATATACATTAATATTTCTTTGTGATTTTGTTAACTTTTTTGTGttgctttttggttttccGAAGTTTGCG TATCGACATAAATATACCACCAGTGTTTTGCAGACATATATTCAGGGAAACAAAGTTCCATTCAGTTTTCTGCTTATGCTGGTCGTTCAATTCCTTACAATCGTAACAGAACGTGCAATATATTTACGAAAGGCACTTATATACAAAATAGTATTTCATTTTGTTACTGTTGTTGGGATACATATTTGGATGTTCTTTTTAGTTCCTTACGTTACAGGACACAGTTTTGGAGAGACAGCCCctgttatattttatttggtaaaATGTCTTCATATGTTATTATCTGCCTACCAAATACGATGTGGATACCCTAAGCGCATATTGGGCAACGTATTTACAAAGGGTTATTCGCTGGTTAACTACGTCGCTTTTAAAAT CTATATGGAGATACCATTTCTTTACATCCTACGAACAATGTTGGACTGG TCGGTTTTTATTGTTCGCTGCTATAGACAAATGGATACAGACTTTCCCGTGTTACGGGGCGAGCCCAAGGCATTATATGTCAAACTTTTAGTAGGCGGAACAATTATATTAATACTTATAGCCCTTATATGGAGTCccttgtttatttttgcacttATTGGGACGGTGGGCAAGCCCAATATCCCTCGAAGGGCTGACATAACCGTTAAAATTGGCCACTATGAACCAATATATGTATCTCAAAGCTATTCTGGCATACATCAATTTTCAGACGCAAATTATAAAGAGCTAACCAACAGTTTTTACTTGGATAATTATGCCACTGATCATATAAGGGTGTATGATGCAGTCGATATAACAGCAATAAAGTTCGATGCCAACTCCTTAACTTTGTGGAATATGTCCCCCCCCGATAAAAAACGTTTGTTAAGTGATTTAAAAAATG GTAAAAAACTGGAGATTCGCTTAAATCTCTCATTAAAGACTTCAGTTACGACAGAAACTATTACTACTGAAATGGCATATACCCTAACAAGGGGCAATAAAAAAATCAGAGAAATGCTAATTAAAATGATGTATGCTACAAACAGCAACGC